One part of the uncultured Celeribacter sp. genome encodes these proteins:
- a CDS encoding glycosyl hydrolase family 28-related protein has product MNMAVTGGLVLMPPAFSEGLDLWSSEDGTAGSASFDGAPNAALVAADADFGGCLELVKTDATVSLRYMGQTPLIPGLYLRISARIKAISGNLPDVRIAGWAGDGSDAHVSGLVETGSAVSLSQYGEVIEVSAIVGSGAREGVDMAWGLTPAYGHFGLDLTGATGGTVRIDDLVIEDVSSWFQEGRLGVLDVRDFGAVGDGVTECLAAFQAADAAAAGRKIRVPEGVYVVSDTLSMEHEVIFAGTLSMPSDKRLTLQQEFHLNSYIAAFGNEVEGIKRALQALFSFTDHDSLDLCGRRIELDEPLDLAALSGVSTHEVRRVLRNGQFNVQASPAWDVVTVSSTASYTTGSAKKLTNVVNIANIAVGSLVTGTGVGREIYVREVNVAAQTLTLSRPLYGASASQSYDFTRFQYVLDFSGFAKLSQFEIFDVEFLCQGVASAILLAPDGFNFHLRDCHVKAPLNRGVTSIGEGCQDLHLDRCFFVSSEQSLPAQSRQSVAFNVNANDSKIRDNRFQRFGHTGVVSGNGHLFVGNHWFQGDNDSDSPRTAGLIFTTPNVKSVITGNYLDNSFIEMTNEHDATPDFSAEYSFGGLTVTGNIFTVNDSADWFAWIVVTPYGAGHFIQGLSVQNNTFKSLNGSVDRVEKIDTTYADLEYGAMRNITFAGNTFNGVSQNTINPVSLEFSQNSAASQWVLDPSDYLPFGGRARIVESVVIRDALLDGGGAEVFDAPTVVPDYGVNNAQVQLRFGQPVRGTAHVVARMDRPI; this is encoded by the coding sequence ATGAATATGGCCGTTACCGGGGGGCTGGTCTTGATGCCCCCGGCGTTCTCGGAAGGTTTGGATCTCTGGTCAAGCGAGGATGGCACCGCGGGATCGGCCAGCTTTGACGGCGCGCCCAATGCGGCGTTAGTTGCGGCGGATGCGGATTTCGGCGGATGTCTGGAATTGGTGAAAACCGATGCAACCGTCAGCCTGCGCTACATGGGGCAGACGCCGTTGATACCCGGCCTCTATCTGCGGATATCTGCGCGGATCAAGGCCATTTCGGGAAACTTGCCAGATGTGCGCATCGCCGGTTGGGCTGGTGATGGCAGCGACGCCCATGTGAGCGGGCTGGTCGAGACGGGTTCTGCGGTGAGCTTAAGCCAATATGGCGAAGTCATCGAAGTCAGTGCGATTGTTGGTTCGGGTGCGCGCGAGGGGGTCGATATGGCCTGGGGGCTGACGCCCGCTTACGGGCATTTCGGACTGGATCTGACCGGGGCGACTGGCGGCACCGTGCGGATTGACGATCTGGTGATCGAAGATGTGTCGTCCTGGTTTCAGGAGGGGCGTCTGGGCGTCTTGGATGTGCGCGACTTCGGCGCTGTAGGAGATGGCGTTACCGAATGTCTGGCGGCGTTTCAGGCTGCGGATGCCGCGGCGGCGGGCCGCAAGATCCGCGTTCCGGAAGGGGTTTATGTAGTGTCAGATACCCTGTCGATGGAGCATGAGGTGATCTTTGCGGGGACCCTGTCGATGCCTTCGGACAAACGCTTGACGCTGCAGCAGGAATTCCATCTGAATTCCTATATTGCCGCCTTCGGCAATGAGGTCGAAGGTATCAAACGCGCGCTTCAGGCGCTGTTTTCCTTTACCGATCATGACAGCCTTGATCTGTGCGGGCGTCGCATTGAGCTGGACGAACCGCTTGATCTGGCGGCGCTGAGCGGGGTGAGCACCCATGAGGTGCGCCGGGTGCTGCGCAACGGTCAGTTCAATGTGCAAGCCTCCCCGGCATGGGATGTGGTGACGGTCAGTTCCACGGCGAGCTATACGACCGGATCGGCCAAAAAACTGACGAATGTCGTCAATATCGCCAATATCGCCGTGGGCAGTCTTGTCACCGGCACGGGCGTCGGACGCGAAATCTATGTGCGCGAGGTCAACGTCGCGGCCCAGACCCTGACTCTCAGCCGGCCGCTTTATGGCGCCAGCGCCAGCCAGAGCTACGACTTCACCCGGTTTCAGTATGTGCTGGATTTTTCGGGCTTCGCCAAGCTGTCGCAATTCGAGATTTTTGACGTGGAATTCCTATGTCAGGGCGTGGCCTCGGCCATTCTTCTGGCACCGGACGGGTTCAATTTTCACCTGCGCGATTGCCATGTCAAAGCGCCGCTGAACCGCGGGGTGACCTCGATCGGGGAGGGGTGTCAGGATCTGCATCTGGACCGCTGTTTCTTCGTGTCCAGCGAACAATCCCTACCGGCCCAGTCGCGTCAGTCCGTGGCCTTCAACGTCAACGCCAATGACAGCAAGATCCGCGACAACCGGTTCCAGCGCTTTGGTCATACGGGGGTGGTCAGCGGTAACGGTCATCTGTTCGTTGGCAACCACTGGTTCCAGGGCGACAACGACAGTGACAGCCCACGTACGGCGGGGCTGATCTTTACGACGCCCAACGTCAAATCGGTGATCACCGGGAATTATCTCGACAATTCCTTTATCGAAATGACCAATGAACATGACGCAACGCCGGATTTTTCTGCCGAATATTCTTTTGGCGGACTGACGGTGACGGGCAATATTTTCACGGTGAACGACAGTGCCGACTGGTTTGCCTGGATCGTCGTCACCCCCTATGGCGCGGGACATTTCATTCAGGGGTTGTCGGTACAGAACAACACATTCAAATCGCTTAACGGTTCCGTGGACCGGGTGGAAAAGATCGACACCACCTATGCCGATCTCGAATATGGCGCGATGCGCAACATCACCTTTGCGGGCAATACCTTTAACGGTGTATCGCAAAACACGATCAACCCAGTCTCCTTGGAGTTCTCGCAAAACAGCGCGGCCAGCCAATGGGTGCTCGACCCTTCGGACTATCTGCCCTTTGGCGGTCGCGCGCGCATCGTGGAAAGCGTGGTGATCCGGGATGCGCTGTTGGACGGCGGCGGGGCCGAGGTATTCGACGCCCCGACCGTCGTGCCGGATTACGGTGTGAACAACGCACAGGTGCAGCTGCGCTTTGGGCAGCCGGTACGGGGGACGGCCCATGTGGTTGCCCGCATGGACCGTCCGATCTGA
- a CDS encoding pyridoxamine 5'-phosphate oxidase family protein: MTQDSPSPIRPTDDEARQITHDLVGTARIASLAFLDPASGAPSVTRVAFGLGTDGDWLTLISSLSAHTQALRADPRAGLLLGEAPDKGDPLAFARLSVQVEAEFIPHDDPRHAASRNAWLGHHPKAKLYVDFADFNFVRFRPLGAALNGGFGKAYHLTPADLPGPKAGA, translated from the coding sequence ATGACCCAAGACAGCCCCTCCCCGATCCGTCCCACCGATGACGAGGCCCGTCAGATCACCCATGATCTGGTCGGCACTGCCCGCATCGCCTCGCTTGCGTTTCTCGACCCCGCCAGTGGCGCGCCCAGTGTGACGCGCGTGGCCTTCGGGTTGGGCACTGACGGGGACTGGCTGACGCTGATTTCGTCGCTCTCGGCACATACGCAGGCGCTGCGCGCCGATCCGCGCGCAGGGCTGCTGCTGGGCGAAGCGCCCGACAAGGGCGACCCGCTGGCCTTTGCGAGGCTGTCGGTGCAGGTCGAGGCGGAGTTCATCCCCCACGACGATCCGCGCCACGCCGCCAGCCGCAACGCCTGGCTGGGGCATCACCCCAAGGCCAAGCTCTATGTCGATTTCGCGGATTTCAATTTCGTCCGCTTCCGTCCGCTCGGCGCGGCGCTCAACGGGGGCTTTGGCAAAGCTTACCATCTGACCCCCGCAGACCTGCCCGGCCCAAAGGCCGGGGCCTGA
- a CDS encoding mechanosensitive ion channel family protein, with protein MTLEDLLPEVASFLRRLDYFIVDVALVVGAVIVGLLLNWALRSLIRHSFADRSHVARVTMRQALVPMRLMAVFLSLMIVLPLVSLPTSWVDNIRHAMGIIFILMLGWASYIVANHFTTRAMTRYQTDDEENLIARKTLTQLRVLRQVLFFGIFLFTIGGILLTFPGVREIGTGLFASAGVAGLVIGIAARPVLSNVFAGIQIALTQPIRINDVVIVEGEWGWIEEITATYVVIRIWDWRRLVVPLTYFIEHPFENWTRDSTNVIGAVMWRVDYTAPIDDIRAKVKEFVQESDYWDGQVVNLQVVDSASDVVELRGLMSARTSPRLWELRCEVREKLLTWLQGAHPHALPRARASFEIKGETPSGQGPLGKGLAAE; from the coding sequence TTGACCTTAGAAGACCTATTGCCCGAGGTTGCCTCCTTCCTGAGGCGACTGGATTATTTCATCGTCGACGTCGCTTTGGTGGTCGGCGCGGTGATTGTCGGCTTGCTGTTGAACTGGGCGCTGCGCAGTCTCATCCGGCACAGTTTTGCAGACCGCTCGCATGTGGCGCGGGTCACCATGCGGCAGGCGCTGGTGCCGATGCGACTGATGGCAGTGTTCCTGTCGCTGATGATCGTTTTACCGCTGGTGTCGCTGCCCACCAGCTGGGTCGACAACATCCGCCATGCGATGGGGATCATCTTTATCCTGATGCTGGGCTGGGCCAGCTATATCGTCGCCAATCATTTTACCACCCGCGCGATGACGCGCTATCAGACGGATGACGAAGAAAACCTGATCGCGCGCAAGACGCTCACCCAGTTGCGGGTGCTGCGTCAGGTGCTGTTCTTTGGGATTTTCCTGTTCACCATCGGGGGTATTTTGCTGACCTTTCCGGGGGTGCGAGAGATCGGCACGGGGCTGTTTGCCTCTGCCGGTGTGGCCGGGCTGGTCATCGGGATCGCGGCGCGTCCGGTGCTGTCGAATGTTTTCGCGGGCATCCAGATTGCCTTGACCCAGCCGATCCGCATCAACGATGTGGTCATTGTCGAGGGCGAATGGGGCTGGATCGAAGAGATCACCGCCACCTATGTCGTCATCCGGATCTGGGACTGGCGCCGGCTTGTTGTGCCGCTGACCTATTTCATCGAACACCCGTTCGAGAACTGGACCCGCGACAGCACCAACGTCATCGGTGCCGTGATGTGGCGCGTCGACTACACCGCGCCGATTGATGACATCCGGGCGAAGGTGAAGGAGTTTGTGCAAGAGAGCGACTATTGGGATGGGCAGGTGGTGAACCTGCAAGTCGTGGACAGCGCCTCGGACGTGGTGGAACTGCGCGGGCTGATGTCGGCACGCACCTCGCCGAGACTGTGGGAGCTGCGCTGTGAGGTGCGGGAGAAATTGCTGACGTGGTTGCAGGGCGCGCATCCTCATGCGCTGCCGAGAGCGCGCGCGAGCTTCGAGATCAAGGGCGAGACGCCGAGCGGGCAGGGACCTTTGGGCAAGGGGCTGGCGGCGGAATAG
- the uvrB gene encoding excinuclease ABC subunit UvrB produces the protein MDLPMMHAPDKTLTSRPKLEGGKRFVMHSTFDAAGDQPAAIKELSEAIEAGERDQVLLGATGTGKTFTMAKVIEETQRPAIILAPNKTLAAQLYGEFKGFFPENAVEYFVSYYDYYQPEAYVPRSDTFIEKESQINEQIDRMRHSATRALLERDDVILVASVSCIYGLGSPELYMAMTMDLEVGKDYDQRQIMADLVEQQYRRNDTAFDRGSFRVRGDSLEIWPAHLEDRAWKLSFFGEELESITEFDPLTGKKTDTFTQIRVYANSHYVTPKPTLKQAINGIKAELKQQLIKFTDEGKLLEAQRLEQRTNFDLEMLEASGFCNGIENYSRYLTGRAPGEPPPTLFEFIPDNAIVFADESHVSVPQIGGMYRGDYRRKFTLSEHGFRLPSCMDNRPLKFEEWDAMRPQSVFVSATPAKWEMEQTGGVFTEQIIRPTGLLDPMVEIRPVDTQVDDLLDEAKKMADIGQRVLVTTLTKRMAEDLTEYLHEQGVRVRYMHSDIDTIERIEILRDLRLGAFDVLIGINLLREGLDIPECGLVAILDADKEGFLRSETSLIQTIGRAARNAEGRVILYADKITGSMQRAMDETERRREKQMAYNEEHGITPQTVKKNVDDILAGLYQGDVDMNRVTATIDTPAAGQNLQAVLDGLKTDMQKAAENLEFEEAARLRDEIKRLETVDLVLHDDPLARQSAVDDAVADAKAKSGRSTAGRPGMRGGKAGRGRKG, from the coding sequence ATGGACCTTCCAATGATGCACGCCCCGGACAAAACGCTCACCTCCCGCCCGAAACTGGAAGGTGGCAAACGCTTTGTCATGCACAGCACATTCGACGCCGCAGGCGATCAGCCTGCCGCGATCAAGGAATTGTCCGAGGCCATCGAAGCTGGCGAGCGCGATCAGGTTCTGCTGGGGGCCACCGGGACGGGCAAGACCTTCACCATGGCGAAGGTGATCGAGGAAACCCAGCGCCCAGCGATCATTCTGGCGCCCAACAAAACGCTGGCCGCACAGCTTTACGGCGAATTCAAAGGCTTCTTCCCTGAAAACGCTGTCGAATACTTTGTGTCTTACTACGACTATTATCAGCCCGAAGCCTATGTCCCCCGCTCGGACACCTTCATCGAGAAGGAAAGCCAGATCAACGAACAGATCGACCGGATGCGCCACTCTGCCACCCGGGCGCTGCTGGAACGGGACGATGTGATTCTGGTCGCCTCCGTGTCCTGCATCTACGGTCTGGGCTCGCCCGAACTCTACATGGCGATGACCATGGATCTGGAGGTCGGCAAGGACTATGACCAGCGCCAGATCATGGCCGATCTTGTCGAACAGCAATATCGGCGCAATGACACGGCCTTTGACCGCGGGTCCTTTCGGGTGCGCGGCGACAGTCTGGAAATCTGGCCCGCCCACCTTGAAGACAGGGCCTGGAAGCTGTCCTTTTTCGGAGAAGAGCTGGAAAGCATCACCGAATTCGACCCGCTCACCGGCAAGAAAACCGACACGTTCACCCAGATCCGGGTCTATGCGAATTCGCACTATGTGACGCCGAAACCGACGCTGAAACAAGCGATCAACGGCATCAAGGCCGAGCTGAAACAACAGCTGATCAAATTCACAGATGAGGGCAAACTGCTGGAGGCCCAGCGGCTGGAACAGCGCACCAATTTCGATCTGGAAATGCTCGAGGCTTCGGGCTTTTGCAACGGGATCGAAAACTATTCGCGCTATCTGACGGGCCGCGCGCCGGGCGAACCTCCACCCACGCTGTTCGAATTCATCCCCGACAATGCCATCGTCTTTGCCGACGAAAGCCATGTCTCCGTGCCCCAGATCGGCGGCATGTATCGCGGCGACTACCGGCGCAAGTTCACCCTGTCGGAACACGGGTTTCGCCTGCCGTCCTGCATGGACAACCGACCCCTGAAGTTCGAGGAATGGGATGCGATGCGGCCCCAGTCGGTCTTCGTCTCCGCCACCCCCGCGAAATGGGAGATGGAGCAAACCGGCGGCGTGTTCACCGAACAGATCATCCGTCCGACGGGCCTTTTGGACCCGATGGTCGAGATCCGCCCGGTCGACACCCAGGTGGACGATCTGCTGGACGAGGCCAAGAAAATGGCCGACATCGGCCAGCGCGTTCTGGTCACCACGCTGACCAAACGCATGGCCGAAGACCTGACGGAATATCTGCACGAACAGGGCGTGCGGGTGCGCTACATGCACTCGGACATCGACACGATCGAGCGGATCGAGATCTTGCGCGACCTGCGCCTTGGCGCCTTCGACGTGCTGATCGGGATCAACCTCTTGCGCGAGGGGCTGGACATTCCCGAATGCGGGCTGGTCGCCATTCTGGACGCGGATAAGGAGGGCTTCCTGCGCTCTGAAACCTCCCTGATCCAGACCATCGGCCGCGCCGCGCGCAACGCCGAAGGTCGGGTGATTCTATACGCAGACAAGATCACCGGATCGATGCAGCGCGCCATGGATGAAACTGAACGGCGGCGCGAAAAACAGATGGCCTATAACGAAGAACACGGCATCACGCCGCAGACCGTCAAGAAGAACGTCGACGACATTCTCGCCGGTCTCTATCAGGGCGACGTGGACATGAACCGCGTCACCGCCACCATCGACACGCCTGCCGCCGGGCAGAACCTGCAAGCTGTTCTTGATGGTCTGAAAACCGACATGCAAAAGGCCGCCGAGAATCTGGAGTTCGAAGAGGCCGCCCGACTGCGCGACGAGATCAAACGGCTCGAAACCGTCGATCTGGTGCTGCACGACGACCCGCTGGCGCGACAGTCGGCGGTGGACGATGCTGTGGCGGATGCGAAGGCGAAAAGCGGACGGTCGACGGCGGGGAGACCGGGGATGCGGGGTGGCAAGGCTGGACGGGGGAGGAAGGGGTGA
- a CDS encoding ETC complex I subunit — protein sequence MRARIYQPARNAMQSGQAKTKQWYLDYAPASSRDIDPLMGWTSSSDTQSQVRMKFDSKEHAIAYAEQHGLDYVVQEPHKRSHNVRPGGYGENFATNRRAPWTH from the coding sequence ATGCGCGCCCGTATCTATCAGCCCGCCCGCAACGCCATGCAATCCGGGCAAGCAAAGACCAAACAATGGTATCTTGATTATGCGCCAGCCTCGTCGCGCGATATCGATCCGCTGATGGGCTGGACCTCGTCCAGCGATACCCAGTCTCAGGTGCGGATGAAGTTCGACAGTAAAGAACACGCCATCGCCTATGCCGAACAGCACGGGCTGGATTATGTGGTGCAGGAACCGCACAAGCGCAGCCACAATGTGCGCCCTGGTGGGTACGGCGAAAACTTCGCCACCAACCGCCGTGCGCCCTGGACCCACTAA
- a CDS encoding HD domain-containing protein has product MSAIKMIKDPIHGAIEFEGDFENSLKDMLSDQFFQRLRRVKQLGFSDFVFPSATHSRFAHSLGVYAVAKRMLRVVEPDVRNGNWSEQGQACLAAALLHDVGHGMFSHAFENAAKSYHADSKSTSSKGLKEAADHEKVTSRILTSSSIQGKLAGIGGADFPQAVANMIDKKDKNCIYTSIVSSQLDADRLDYAARDPYFAGVSSGGIDLNWLMRNLQVGDGTKGKFLFVDSKAYISMEQFTVTLFQLYPTIYLHKKTRGLEFLFSKLLRRVFELVEAGQSTDAGIDDSHPLARFILEPGDLENALCLDDTLFWGSLYLFRDAADQTVKDIANDFFQRRIPPMIDAWKLADEVVASSHALKGVSAHERVTKIGSACDEVCKEVLGASEEILTGCYHDTYNRPIYKPKFENGDAQQINVKVGGDYLDIAEISPLVASAASFNIHRVYYDERIDGQGQELTARLKSALKKALN; this is encoded by the coding sequence GTGAGTGCAATTAAGATGATCAAGGATCCGATTCATGGCGCGATCGAGTTCGAAGGTGACTTTGAAAACTCCTTGAAAGATATGCTTTCAGATCAGTTTTTTCAGCGACTGCGTCGGGTAAAGCAGCTCGGGTTCTCAGATTTTGTCTTCCCATCCGCTACCCATTCTCGGTTCGCGCATTCGCTTGGTGTTTATGCGGTGGCGAAGCGCATGTTGAGGGTCGTCGAACCAGACGTGCGAAATGGAAACTGGTCGGAACAGGGGCAGGCTTGTTTGGCAGCCGCATTACTCCATGATGTTGGTCACGGGATGTTTAGTCACGCATTTGAAAATGCAGCAAAATCCTATCATGCTGACAGCAAGAGTACTTCTTCTAAAGGTCTGAAGGAGGCCGCTGATCATGAGAAGGTTACCAGCCGAATTCTGACATCATCGTCGATCCAAGGTAAATTGGCGGGTATTGGTGGGGCAGATTTTCCTCAAGCGGTTGCCAACATGATCGACAAGAAGGACAAAAACTGTATTTACACCTCCATTGTCTCCAGCCAGCTGGATGCTGACAGATTGGATTATGCTGCGCGTGACCCCTATTTTGCTGGTGTTTCGTCGGGTGGAATCGACTTGAACTGGCTGATGCGGAACTTACAAGTTGGCGACGGCACAAAGGGGAAGTTCCTCTTTGTCGACAGCAAGGCCTACATTTCCATGGAGCAATTTACGGTAACGCTATTTCAACTGTATCCCACAATTTACCTTCACAAGAAAACGCGAGGCCTCGAGTTTCTATTTTCAAAACTCCTGCGCCGAGTATTTGAACTTGTCGAAGCTGGTCAATCGACCGATGCTGGGATTGATGATTCGCACCCACTTGCACGTTTTATTTTGGAGCCTGGAGATCTCGAGAACGCGTTGTGTCTTGATGATACTCTTTTCTGGGGCTCACTGTACCTCTTCCGAGATGCGGCCGATCAGACAGTAAAGGACATTGCGAACGACTTTTTCCAACGCAGGATCCCGCCGATGATCGATGCTTGGAAACTTGCGGATGAGGTTGTCGCAAGCTCGCACGCATTAAAGGGAGTGTCTGCTCACGAGCGTGTGACGAAAATTGGATCAGCTTGCGATGAAGTTTGCAAAGAGGTGCTGGGGGCCAGCGAAGAGATTTTGACGGGATGTTATCACGACACCTACAATCGGCCGATCTACAAACCGAAGTTTGAAAATGGCGACGCCCAACAAATCAATGTCAAAGTTGGAGGGGACTACCTCGACATCGCGGAAATTTCGCCTTTGGTGGCGAGTGCTGCATCGTTCAACATCCATCGTGTTTATTATGATGAGCGCATTGACGGGCAAGGCCAAGAACTGACCGCACGCCTGAAGAGCGCACTGAAAAAAGCGCTGAACTAG
- a CDS encoding SprT family zinc-dependent metalloprotease, with the protein MSKLPMTPIRTGGKPARVREHRLEIDGLAFDVHRSDRRKTMQITVERTGDLSIVAPSSVPADQLVSFVEEKLLWIHTKVEEKARLQQRAPMKEFVEGEGFLYLGRSHRLRLVDNQLVDLSLKNGRFCLRRTSVHRGRDIFVSWYTRRAQQWFEKQVAELSNRMAVTVQEVKVQDLGFRWGSFGLDGRVSFHWKSILLPPRIAQYVVVHELAHAHYPDHSANFWIKVEQHLPDWHWRKTWLAENGIQVEGL; encoded by the coding sequence ATGTCCAAGCTGCCGATGACGCCGATCCGGACCGGCGGAAAGCCGGCGCGAGTACGCGAGCATCGCCTGGAGATCGACGGCCTTGCCTTCGACGTGCATCGCAGTGATCGGCGCAAAACAATGCAGATTACTGTGGAGCGTACTGGCGATCTGTCCATCGTCGCACCTTCGAGCGTTCCTGCTGATCAACTGGTCAGTTTCGTTGAAGAAAAGTTGCTATGGATCCACACAAAGGTCGAAGAGAAGGCTCGCCTCCAACAACGCGCACCGATGAAAGAATTCGTGGAGGGCGAAGGTTTTCTTTACCTCGGGCGGAGTCATCGTTTACGGCTTGTTGACAACCAATTGGTTGATCTCTCGTTGAAGAATGGTCGCTTCTGCCTACGTAGAACCTCCGTCCATCGGGGACGGGACATCTTTGTCTCTTGGTATACGCGGCGAGCCCAACAATGGTTTGAAAAGCAGGTCGCCGAGCTTTCAAACCGTATGGCGGTGACCGTGCAGGAGGTCAAAGTACAAGACCTTGGCTTCAGATGGGGCTCTTTCGGTTTAGACGGACGCGTTTCCTTTCACTGGAAGTCTATCCTCCTACCCCCTAGAATTGCCCAATATGTCGTGGTGCATGAGTTAGCTCACGCGCATTACCCGGATCATTCAGCCAATTTCTGGATTAAGGTAGAACAGCATTTGCCAGATTGGCACTGGCGTAAGACTTGGTTGGCGGAAAATGGAATTCAAGTAGAGGGCTTATAA